The Sandaracinus amylolyticus genomic interval GCTCGTCGAGGCGCTCGATGCGCGCGGTCACGACGGCCGCGCCGCGAGCCCGTGGTTCTTCCCGAGCGCGGAGGACCATCGCGCCCGGCTCGAGCGCGCGGGCTTCGAGGTGCGCGACGTCGCGCTGTTCCCGCGCCCCACGCCGCTGCCCGGGGACGTGATCGGCTGGCTCGAGACGTTCGCGCAGCGCTTCACGGGCGTGCTCCCCGAGCCCGAGCGACGCGCGTACCTCGAGGAGGTGCGCGCCCGCGTGGAGCCGGCGCTGCGTGATGCGAGCGGCGCGTGGACCGCGGACTACGTGCGCCTGCGCTTCGCCGCGTTCGTGCCCGCGTGATCACTCGTCGTCGTCGTCGCCGCGCTCTCCGAGCAGCGCCGCGCGCGTGACGCCTGCGCCGCGACCGCGCAGCGACGCGAGCGCCGCCTCGAGCTTGCGCCCACGCTCGACCCCGGGATCCGGGAAGAGCGTGCGCGCCTCGTCGATCGGCACGAGCGCGGACACGCTCACGCCGCTGAGCCGCACGCCCTTGCGCGCAAGCAGCGAGGGCTCGAAGCGCTCGAGGAGCGTTCGCGCCGCGCGATGGATCGACGTCGTGTCGGAGACCGCCTCGGGCAGCTGCATCGAGCGCGTCTTGAGCGTGAAGTCGCTGTACTTGAGCTTCACCGTGACGCCGCGCCCAGCGAGCCCCGCGAGGAACATGCGCTCCGCGACGCGCGAGCTCTGCGAGAGCAGCTTCGTCGCGACCGCGTCCTCGTCGCGCAGATCGTCGTCGAACGTCTCCTCGGCGCCGATCGACTTCGCGTCGCGCTCGGGCTCGACGTCGCGCTCGTCCTCGCCGCGCGCGAGCCGCGCCATCTCGGGGCCCCACTCACCGAACGCACGCGCGAGCCGCTCGTCGTCGGCGCGCGCGAGATCGCCGAGCGTGTGGTAGCCCGCCGCGTGCGCGCGCGGCGCGCTCTTCGGGCCCATGCCCCACATCCGCTCGATGGGCAGCGGCGCGAGGAATTCGCGCACCTCGCCCGCGTGCACCACCACGAGCCCGTCGGGCTTGCGCAGATCGCTCGCGATCTTCGCGACGAACTTCGACGGCGCGACCCCGGCCGACGCGGTGAGCCCGACCTCGTCGCGGATCGCGCGCTTGATCTGCGCGGCGATCGCCTCGCCGTCGCCGTAGAGCGCGCGGCTCGCGCCGACGTCGAGGAACGCCTCGTCGAGCGAGAGCCCTTCGACCAGCGGCGTGAACCGATGGAAGATCGCGAACACCTGGCGGCTCACCGACGCGTAGTGATCGTGCCGCGGCCACACGACGATCGCGTGCGGGCACCGGCGCATCGCCTCGCCCATCGACATCGCGGAGCGCACCCCGAACGTGCGCGCCTCGTACGACGCCGCCGACACCACGCCACGTCGCGCCGCGCCCCCGACGATCACCGGCTTGCCGCGGATCGACGGATCGTCGCGCTGCTCGACCGACGCGTAGAACGCGTCCATGTCGACGTGCAGGATGGTGCGCTCGACGTCGCGCGACACGGCGTCCGACTCTACGCTGCGCGCATGACACTGCCCACCGAGAGGCCGCCCACCGCCGACGAGCTCGCGACCCAGCTCGGCCTCGCGCCGCACCCCGAGGGCGGCTTCTACCGCGAGACGTACCGCGCGAGCACGATGGTCGACACCCCGCGAGGCCCACGCGCCGCGTCCACCGCGATCTACTTCCTCGTGCCGCGCGGCGCGTTCTCGGCGCTGCACCGCATCGCGAG includes:
- a CDS encoding DNA polymerase IV, giving the protein MSRDVERTILHVDMDAFYASVEQRDDPSIRGKPVIVGGAARRGVVSAASYEARTFGVRSAMSMGEAMRRCPHAIVVWPRHDHYASVSRQVFAIFHRFTPLVEGLSLDEAFLDVGASRALYGDGEAIAAQIKRAIRDEVGLTASAGVAPSKFVAKIASDLRKPDGLVVVHAGEVREFLAPLPIERMWGMGPKSAPRAHAAGYHTLGDLARADDERLARAFGEWGPEMARLARGEDERDVEPERDAKSIGAEETFDDDLRDEDAVATKLLSQSSRVAERMFLAGLAGRGVTVKLKYSDFTLKTRSMQLPEAVSDTTSIHRAARTLLERFEPSLLARKGVRLSGVSVSALVPIDEARTLFPDPGVERGRKLEAALASLRGRGAGVTRAALLGERGDDDDE